The Chrysiogenia bacterium genome includes a window with the following:
- a CDS encoding Rrf2 family transcriptional regulator, which produces MLKFSRKTDYGLIALRHMAHKGESEVSSAREIADQYGISYELVSKILQKLKKHKLIDSVQGVAGGYRISRKPDEVTLFNFLETLEGPLGMIECAREDEGQPCAVTGCNIMTPMQELNRKIMRVLQETTLADLFRTSGAPVQLAQIERLEEEQRAVAAK; this is translated from the coding sequence GTGCTCAAGTTTTCGAGAAAAACGGACTACGGACTTATCGCGTTGCGTCACATGGCGCACAAGGGCGAGTCCGAGGTCTCCAGTGCCCGGGAGATTGCCGATCAGTACGGCATCTCCTACGAGCTGGTCTCGAAGATCCTGCAGAAGCTCAAGAAGCACAAGCTCATTGACTCGGTCCAGGGCGTAGCCGGTGGCTACCGCATTTCGCGAAAGCCAGACGAGGTTACCCTGTTCAACTTCCTGGAGACGCTCGAAGGGCCGCTCGGCATGATCGAGTGCGCCCGCGAGGATGAGGGCCAGCCCTGCGCCGTGACAGGCTGCAACATCATGACCCCCATGCAGGAACTCAACCGAAAGATCATGCGGGTGCTGCAGGAGACCACGCTGGCCGACCTGTTCCGCACCTCGGGCGCTCCGGTGCAGCTTGCACAGATCGAGCGCCTCGAAGAAGAACAACGTGCCGTGGCCGCGAAGTAG
- the iscU gene encoding Fe-S cluster assembly scaffold IscU codes for MAYGEKVIDHYENPRNVGSLDKEANDVGTGVVGAPECGDVMKLQIKIKDGVIEDAKFKTFGCGSAIASSSLATEWVKGKSVDDAMKIKNTDIVEELALPPVKIHCSVLAEDAIKAAIEDYKKKQGAGEAQAKEA; via the coding sequence ATGGCCTATGGCGAAAAAGTAATCGATCACTACGAGAACCCCCGCAACGTGGGGAGTCTCGACAAGGAAGCCAATGACGTGGGAACCGGCGTGGTCGGAGCCCCCGAGTGCGGTGACGTGATGAAGCTGCAGATCAAGATCAAGGACGGCGTCATCGAGGATGCGAAGTTCAAGACCTTCGGTTGCGGCAGCGCGATCGCTTCGAGCTCGCTGGCCACCGAGTGGGTCAAGGGCAAGAGCGTCGATGACGCAATGAAGATCAAGAATACCGACATCGTCGAGGAACTTGCGCTTCCTCCCGTGAAGATTCACTGCTCGGTGCTCGCCGAGGACGCCATCAAGGCGGCCATCGAGGACTACAAGAAGAAGCAGGGCGCGGGCGAGGCGCAGGCCAAGGAAGCCTGA
- a CDS encoding IscS subfamily cysteine desulfurase: MSVKLPIYMDYQATTPVDPEVLDIMYPYFTEKFGNAASRSHSFGWEAEEAVELGREQVAKLIGCSSKEIIFTSGATESDNMAILGIAEMYEKKGKHIITCQTEHKAILDPCKYLEKKGWDVTYLPVDQSGTVDLNALTDAIREDTVLVSIMAANNEIGTIAPLKEIGAICKNKGVIFHSDAAQTFGKIPMDVGEMGIDLMSISGHKIYGPKGIGALYVRRKGPRVRVAPVIHGGGHERGMRSGTLNVPGIVGLGAAAEKAGRVMVDEEERVRTLMHGFWERLQKELPEIHLNGHPTQRLAGNLNVSFAYVEGESLIMGLKGIAVSSGSACTSASLEPSHVLRAIGVEEEMAHTSIRFGAGRFTTKEDIQYVGDVVVKVVNRLRDLSPLWEMAQEGVDLKSIQWAAH; this comes from the coding sequence ATGAGTGTGAAACTCCCGATCTACATGGATTACCAGGCGACGACCCCGGTCGACCCGGAAGTCCTCGACATCATGTATCCCTACTTCACGGAGAAGTTCGGGAATGCTGCGAGCCGCAGCCATTCCTTTGGCTGGGAAGCCGAAGAGGCCGTCGAGCTGGGCCGCGAGCAGGTAGCAAAGCTGATCGGCTGTTCTTCGAAGGAAATCATCTTCACAAGCGGTGCCACCGAGTCCGACAACATGGCGATCCTCGGCATCGCCGAGATGTATGAGAAAAAGGGCAAGCACATCATCACCTGCCAGACCGAGCACAAGGCGATTCTCGACCCGTGCAAGTATCTGGAGAAGAAGGGCTGGGATGTCACCTACCTGCCGGTGGACCAGAGCGGCACCGTGGATCTGAATGCACTCACGGATGCCATTCGCGAGGACACGGTTCTCGTCTCCATCATGGCGGCCAACAACGAGATCGGCACCATCGCGCCGCTCAAGGAAATCGGCGCGATCTGCAAGAACAAGGGAGTCATCTTCCATTCCGACGCCGCGCAGACCTTCGGGAAGATTCCCATGGACGTGGGCGAGATGGGCATCGATCTGATGAGCATCTCCGGTCACAAGATCTACGGCCCCAAAGGCATCGGCGCCCTCTACGTGCGGCGCAAGGGCCCGCGCGTTCGCGTTGCGCCGGTCATCCACGGCGGCGGCCACGAACGCGGCATGCGTTCGGGCACACTCAATGTGCCGGGCATCGTGGGCCTCGGAGCGGCGGCAGAAAAAGCCGGCCGGGTGATGGTTGACGAAGAAGAGCGCGTGCGCACGCTGATGCACGGGTTCTGGGAGCGTCTCCAGAAGGAACTTCCGGAGATCCACCTCAACGGTCATCCCACGCAGCGCCTGGCGGGCAACCTCAACGTGTCCTTCGCGTATGTTGAGGGTGAGTCTCTCATCATGGGGCTCAAGGGCATTGCCGTCTCGTCGGGTTCGGCCTGCACCTCGGCCTCGCTTGAGCCCTCGCACGTGCTTCGCGCCATTGGCGTGGAGGAAGAAATGGCTCACACGTCCATCCGCTTCGGCGCCGGACGTTTCACGACCAAAGAAGACATCCAGTATGTGGGTGACGTCGTCGTAAAGGTGGTCAACCGCCTTCGCGATCTCTCACCCCTTTGGGAAATGGCCCAGGAAGGTGTGGACCTCAAGTCCATCCAGTGGGCAGCGCACTAA
- the tig gene encoding trigger factor: protein MKAEVQDLGKHEKSVRIEIPQDKVDHEIGHTIADLQKSARIKGFRAGKAPQSVIVSMYREHIDSHAREHLIRESLPEVLEENSIVPVSEPVIDADPVTKGQPWVYTARFEVQPEVKAEKYKGLEIVKKVAKVADETIDKRIEQMREENAQYRGLGDDHEADLGDTLFCSFHGTIGDQEVHSQENEDARIELGHDGNIEGFDERLKGVKAGEERHIEYDMPEETKNPDLAGKHVHLHVNVNSVRRKELPAVDNDFVLDLGIDDVESVDALKAHIRKQYEERIESDAAARLRDEAGKALAEANEFDIPPSMIDNQTRAMLRQWQQQFQMQGIPFQISGPQADEMRKGMEGDAKVAIQRHLLLESVAKQENIDVSDEDVEAEIRKVADGAGQPYDKVREIYEKQGMLEGLKGQLAQERALDFVIEHAKVSEEELTEDSGEEAAE, encoded by the coding sequence ATGAAGGCAGAAGTTCAGGATCTGGGCAAACACGAGAAAAGCGTTCGGATCGAAATCCCGCAGGACAAGGTCGACCACGAGATCGGTCACACGATCGCCGATCTGCAGAAGAGCGCGCGTATCAAGGGATTCCGCGCCGGCAAGGCTCCCCAGAGCGTCATCGTGAGCATGTACCGCGAGCACATCGACTCCCATGCACGCGAGCACCTCATCCGGGAGAGCCTGCCCGAAGTGCTCGAAGAGAACTCCATCGTTCCCGTCTCCGAACCAGTGATCGACGCCGATCCCGTCACCAAGGGCCAGCCCTGGGTCTATACGGCGCGTTTCGAAGTGCAGCCCGAAGTGAAGGCCGAGAAATACAAGGGCCTGGAAATCGTTAAGAAGGTTGCGAAGGTCGCCGACGAAACCATCGACAAGCGCATCGAGCAGATGCGCGAGGAAAATGCACAGTACCGCGGCCTTGGCGATGACCACGAAGCCGACCTTGGCGACACGCTTTTCTGTTCCTTCCACGGCACCATCGGCGACCAGGAAGTTCACTCCCAGGAAAACGAGGACGCCCGCATCGAACTCGGACACGACGGCAACATCGAGGGTTTCGATGAGCGCCTCAAGGGCGTCAAAGCCGGTGAAGAGCGCCACATCGAGTATGACATGCCCGAAGAGACCAAGAACCCGGACCTCGCCGGCAAGCACGTTCATCTGCACGTCAACGTGAACTCCGTGCGCCGCAAGGAACTCCCGGCCGTGGACAACGACTTCGTGCTTGATCTGGGCATCGATGACGTTGAGAGCGTCGACGCGCTCAAGGCCCACATTCGTAAGCAATATGAAGAGCGCATCGAATCCGACGCCGCCGCGCGCCTTCGCGACGAGGCGGGCAAGGCACTGGCCGAAGCCAACGAGTTCGATATCCCCCCTTCGATGATCGACAACCAGACCCGCGCCATGCTGCGCCAGTGGCAGCAGCAGTTCCAGATGCAGGGCATCCCCTTCCAGATCAGCGGTCCCCAGGCCGATGAGATGCGCAAGGGAATGGAGGGCGACGCAAAGGTCGCCATCCAGCGCCACCTGCTCCTTGAGTCGGTCGCCAAGCAGGAGAACATCGACGTCTCCGACGAGGACGTCGAGGCCGAGATCCGCAAGGTTGCCGACGGTGCGGGACAACCCTACGACAAGGTGCGCGAGATTTACGAGAAGCAGGGAATGCTCGAGGGGCTCAAGGGTCAGCTCGCGCAAGAGCGCGCGCTTGATTTCGTTATCGAGCATGCAAAGGTGAGTGAAGAAGAGCTCACCGAGGACTCGGGTGAAGAGGCGGCGGAGTAA